Proteins from one candidate division WOR-3 bacterium genomic window:
- a CDS encoding TOMM precursor leader peptide-binding protein — MKEKFTRPQIKEFVHFFPLNKNEYQIRIGEDDFVYKLKGESADYLTKILPYLNGKYTIKEIISKTRLNRKIVSLVLDKLKDFLIDAETINKRKYRKFRDQINFFSLWSKKPMVMQKMITDSVICVVNYGNLAFEMIESLYASGFQKIFVCDDSRALKENRFLSATKIYKKDSKQRIYLNDKKICEKITLIVVCMDAFDPSFCEEVNEFAVTTEKPCFFLRKNGVASGIVGPLVVPFLTACFKCLDLRIKANLDFYDEYIAYENYLRKKRVNKDTPCLKSLDKVLANLAIMEIIKYITGFESPITFSRYLIVNQIDFSFETHDVLKLPRCPVCGVREDSFRLPWLEPIAEVYSDKND, encoded by the coding sequence TTGAAAGAAAAATTTACACGACCTCAAATAAAGGAGTTTGTTCACTTTTTTCCACTGAATAAGAATGAATATCAAATTCGAATCGGTGAGGACGATTTCGTCTACAAACTTAAAGGCGAATCTGCTGACTATTTAACAAAAATTCTGCCTTATCTGAATGGTAAGTATACAATAAAAGAGATAATTAGCAAAACCCGGCTTAATAGAAAAATAGTGAGTTTGGTACTTGATAAACTGAAGGATTTTCTGATTGATGCAGAAACAATAAATAAAAGAAAATATAGGAAATTCCGGGATCAAATCAATTTCTTCAGTTTATGGTCAAAAAAACCAATGGTTATGCAAAAGATGATCACCGATTCCGTAATTTGTGTGGTAAATTATGGCAATCTTGCCTTTGAAATGATTGAATCATTATATGCTTCCGGGTTTCAGAAGATTTTTGTATGCGATGACAGTCGGGCGCTCAAAGAGAACAGATTTCTATCGGCGACGAAAATATATAAAAAAGATTCAAAACAGCGAATTTATCTAAACGATAAAAAAATATGTGAGAAAATTACCCTGATTGTTGTTTGTATGGATGCTTTTGATCCATCCTTTTGTGAGGAAGTAAACGAGTTTGCTGTAACGACCGAAAAACCTTGTTTCTTTTTACGTAAAAACGGTGTGGCAAGTGGTATTGTCGGTCCACTCGTGGTCCCTTTTCTTACTGCATGTTTTAAATGTTTAGATCTCCGTATTAAGGCGAATCTTGATTTTTATGACGAATATATCGCCTATGAAAATTACCTTCGAAAAAAAAGAGTCAATAAAGATACGCCGTGTTTAAAGAGTTTAGATAAAGTGCTTGCCAACTTGGCGATTATGGAAATCATAAAGTACATAACGGGTTTTGAGTCGCCAATAACTTTCAGTCGCTATCTTATTGTTAACCAAATTGATTTCAGTTTTGAAACACACGATGTCCTTAAACTTCCCCGCTGCCCGGTGTGCGGTGTTAGGGAAGATAGTTTTCGACTTCCGTGGCTCGAACCTATTGCTGAAGTATATAGTGATAAAAATGACTGA
- a CDS encoding PqqD family protein, giving the protein MNLTEIEYPKLRNDIKFKKTAQEYFLLEDELSGNLYRFKAPEFYILKQMNGMHPIDEILALAEEKLNYEIDKETLLAFIKKLADFHLLEEKNFNLEKENRKSMLSLDLLDLNVEKFTDVIFKYTKFFIKKWIIVINLLIIAFCLFHTIMDFRYGKTDIRLQASNVVVLILLLYITSFFHEVGHISACYYYRIKVKSFGIKLLFFIPLFFITCPDVWLHSKKERLLIRASGLYYETIFYSTIYLVNFIFFHSPLLSFILFGIFIKIILNIIPFFPNDGHSILSELFNCTHLLNQTREYVLHFFKKGNYGFTKSRQIIYFLYGFASIAFWTIFLVRFFRMIKI; this is encoded by the coding sequence ATGAATTTAACTGAAATTGAATATCCTAAATTGAGAAACGATATAAAATTTAAAAAGACGGCACAGGAGTACTTTCTTCTTGAGGATGAACTTTCAGGAAATTTATATCGTTTTAAAGCACCGGAGTTTTATATTTTAAAACAGATGAATGGCATGCATCCTATCGATGAGATTTTAGCTTTGGCGGAGGAAAAGCTCAATTATGAAATTGATAAAGAGACGCTGCTTGCTTTTATAAAAAAACTGGCTGATTTTCATTTATTAGAAGAAAAAAATTTTAATCTAGAAAAAGAAAATAGAAAATCTATGTTATCCCTCGATTTATTGGATTTAAATGTCGAAAAATTTACTGATGTTATTTTTAAATACACAAAATTTTTTATCAAAAAGTGGATAATAGTAATAAATTTATTAATAATTGCCTTTTGTCTTTTCCATACAATAATGGATTTTCGATATGGTAAGACGGATATCCGATTACAAGCGTCTAATGTTGTTGTATTGATTCTATTACTTTATATAACGTCATTTTTCCATGAAGTCGGTCATATCTCGGCATGTTATTATTATCGGATTAAGGTGAAGTCATTTGGTATTAAATTACTTTTTTTTATACCACTATTTTTCATAACCTGTCCGGATGTTTGGTTGCATTCTAAAAAAGAACGATTATTAATCAGGGCGTCAGGACTTTATTATGAGACGATTTTCTATAGTACCATTTATCTGGTGAATTTTATCTTCTTTCACTCCCCATTATTATCTTTTATTCTATTTGGAATATTTATAAAGATCATACTGAATATTATTCCATTTTTTCCGAATGATGGACACAGTATACTTTCTGAATTATTTAATTGTACTCATCTTCTAAATCAAACAAGGGAGTATGTGCTCCATTTTTTTAAAAAAGGGAATTACGGTTTCACGAAAAGCAGACAGATAATTTACTTTTTATATGGGTTTGCGAGTATTGCTTTCTGGACTATTTTTTTGGTTCGATTTTTTCGTATGATAAAAATATAG